A window from Garra rufa chromosome 14, GarRuf1.0, whole genome shotgun sequence encodes these proteins:
- the grm5b gene encoding metabotropic glutamate receptor 5b: protein MATVSANHVAASCEVISSSTQAHRVSDEFAHIHAICTLTVFCTLIHFLIGSDGWADRYDVTDGYVREAAGGITIKLQSADVKWFDDYYLKLRPENNPRNPWFPEFWQHRFHCRLKGHPQENNKFNRTCGKRDSLRQQYAQDTKMGFVINAIYSMAYGLHNMQKSLCPGMAGLCDAMRPIDGAKLLEFLMKTNFTGVTGENIYFDENGDSPGSYVIMNFKKMGKDYFDYTNVGSWDNSGLQIDDDEIWPIKEEIIKSVCSEPCDKGQIKVIRKGEVSCCWTCTPCKENEFVFDEYTCRACELGSWPTNDLTGCDPIPVKFLMWGDPEPIAAVVFACLGLMATFFVTSIFIIYRDTPVVKSSSRELCYIILAGICLGYLCTFCLIAKPHVIYCYLQRLGIGLSPAMSYSALVTKTNRIARILAGSKKKICTKKPRFMSACAQLVIAFLLILLQLGIIVALFLMEPPDVIHDYPSIREVNLICHTTNLGVVAPLGYNGLLIMSCTFYAFKTRNVPANFNEAKYIAFTMYTTCIIWLAFVPIYFGSNYKTITMCFSVSLSATVALGCMFVPKVYIILAKPERNVRSAFTTSTVVRMHVGDGKSSSAASRSSSLVNLWKRRGSSGETLSSNGKSVTWAQNECSSKGGHLWQRLSFHIKKRESNQTAVIKPFSKTSEGRYCGGSDINTDNSNNKMLYEVTEAEERYPITYRPHTPSPISTVTQRASIALSQSAGPGDSQVMSVSTYMCQPPHRSNGGGSASQGSLMEQISCVVNRFTANISELNSMMLTSSPPGGAVGLPTSASAHTHTVEPCCPPSYRLSREISMPTTMTTYAEIQPLPPVESNVGRPAPPCPLSASTRLKTSPTTSGKELKGGVSSALESPPNQQELEELLALTPPSPFRDSVGSGSGSPSSPTSDTETSTLPPISKYECLVLRHYSQSSSSL from the exons ATGGCTACAGTCTCAGCCAATCACGTCGCAGCCAGCTGTGAGGTCATCAGTTCCTCCACACAAGCACACAGGGTGTCAGATGAGTTTGCCCACATTCATGCCATCTGCAccctgactgtgt TTTGCACACTAATTCATTTTCTCATTGGCAGTGACGGCTGGGCGGACCGTTACGACGTCACAGACGGCTACGTGCGCGAGGCGGCCGGCGGGATCACCATAAAGCTCCAGTCCGCAGACGTGAAGTGGTTTGACGATTATTACCTGAAACTACGTCCCGAAAACAACCCCAGAAACCCCTGGTTCCCTGAGTTCTGGCAGCACCGCTTCCACTGCCGGCTGAAGGGACACCCGCAGGAGAACAACAAATTCAACCGCACCTGTGGCA AGCGGGACTCTCTGCGGCAGCAGTACGCACAGGACACCAAGATGGGCTTCGTGATTAACGCCATCTACAGCATGGCCTACGGCCTCCACAACATGCAGAAATCTCTGTGTCCCGGTATGGCGGGTCTGTGCGATGCCATGCGGCCCATAGACGGCGCAAAGCTCCTCGAGTTCCTCATGAAGACCAACTTCACCGGCGTGACGGGGGAAAACATTTACTTCGACGAGAACGGAGATTCACCTGGAAG TTACGTGATCATGAACTTCAAGAAGATGGGGAAGGATTATTTCGACTACACCAACGTGGGCAGCTGGGACAACAGTGGACTGCAGATCGATGACGACGAGATCTGGCCCATCAAAGAGGAAATTATTAAATCCGTGTGCAGCGAACCCTGCGATAAAGGGCAAATCAAG GTGATCCGTAAAGGAGAGGTGAGCTGCTGTTGGACATGTACTCCCTGCAAGGAGAACGAGTTTGTTTTTGACGAGTACACGTGTCGTGCATGCGAGCTGGGATCCTGGCCCACCAACGACCTCACCG GCTGTGACCCCATCCCAGTGAAGTTTTTGATGTGGGGTGACCCCGAACCTATCGCGGCCGTGGTCTTTGCCTGCTTGGGCCTGATGGCCACGTTCTTCGTCACCTCCATCTTCATCATCTACCGCGACACTCCGGTGGTGAAGTCGTCCAGTCGTGAGCTGTGCTACATCATTCTAGCGGGCATCTGTCTGGGCTACCTGTGCACCTTCTGTCTCATCGCTAAACCGCACGTCATCTACTGTTACCTGCAGCGGCTGGGCATCGGCTTATCGCCCGCCATGAGCTACTCAGCCCTCGTCACCAAGACCAACCGCATCGCTCGAATCTTGGCTGGCAGCAAAAAGAAAATCTGCACCAAGAAGCCTCGTTTCATGAGCGCCTGCGCCCAGCTGGTGATCGCCTTCCTACTGATCCTCCTGCAGCTGGGCATCATCGTGGCACTCTTCCTGATGGAGCCTCCCGACGTCATCCACGACTATCCCTCCATCCGCGAGGTCAACCTCATCTGCCACACCACCAATCTAGGCGTAGTGGCACCCCTGGGCTACAACGGCCTCCTCATCATGAGCTGCACCTTCTACGCCTTCAAGACACGCAACGTTCCCGCCAATTTTAATGAAGCGAAGTACATCGCCTTTACCATGTACACCACCTGCATCATCTGGCTGGCCTTTGTGCCCATTTACTTCGGCTCAAACTACAAAACCATCACCATGTGTTTCTCCGTCAGCCTGAGCGCCACCGTGGCTCTGGGCTGCATGTTTGTCCCAAAGGTTTACATTATCCTGGCCAAACCGGAGAGGAACGTCCGAAGCGCGTTCACTACGTCTACTGTAGTGCGCATGCATGTAGGAGATGGGAAATCATCATCCGCAGCCAGTCGGTCGAGCAGCCTGGTCAATCTATGGAAGAGACGAGGATCGTCGGGAGAGACGCTCAG TTCCAATGGGAAGTCGGTGACTTGGGCCCAGAATGAGTGCAGTTCCAAAGGTGGCCACCTGTGGCAGCGTCTCTCCTTCCACATTAAGAAACGCGAAAGCAACCAGACGGCCGTGATCAAACCTTTCTCCAAAACGTCCGAGGGACGCTATTGCGGAGGCAGCGACATCAACACCGACAACAGTAACAACAAGATGCTCTATGAAGTCACCGAAGCAGAGGAGCGCTACCCCATCACCTACCGGCCCCACACACCCTCACCGATCAGCACCGTGACCCAGAGAGCGAGCATCGCATTATCCCAGAGCGCTGGCCCTGGTGATTCCCAAGTCATGAGCGTCTCTACATACATGTGTCAGCCTCCGCACCGCAGCAACGGCGGTGGAAGTGCATCGCAGGGCTCTCTGATGGAGCAGATTAGCTGCGTGGTGAACCGTTTCACCGCTAACATCAGCGAGCTTAACAGCATGATGCTCACCAGTTCTCCTCCAGGAGGCGCTGTTGGTTTGCCCACCAGTGCATCTGCACACACCCACACCGTGGAACCGTGCTGCCCTCCGTCCTACCGCCTGTCCCGAGAGATTTCCATGCCGACCACTATGACCACCTACGCCGAAATCCAACCCCTCCCTCCGGTGGAGTCTAACGTGGGACGCCCCGCCCCTCCCTGCCCACTTTCCGCTTCGACACGACTCAAAACGTCGCCCACAACTAGTGGGAAGGAGCTAAAGGGAGGCGTGTCCTCAGCTCTGGAGTCGCCGCCCAATCAGCAGGAGCTTGAGGAACTGCTAGCGCTGACTCCGCCCTCCCCATTCAGGGACTCCGTTGGGTCGGGTAGCGGCTCGCCGAGTTCTCCCACTTCAGATACCGAAACGTCCACTCTTCCGCCCATCTCAAAATACGAGTGCCTGGTGCTCCGACACTACAGCCAGAGTTCGTCTTCGTTATGA